The following proteins are encoded in a genomic region of Microbacterium sp. NC79:
- a CDS encoding purine-nucleoside phosphorylase → MSDSWDNPLENPAADPFAIAAQAAADIARLTGVEQHDIALTLGSGWGKAAELIGETVATIPATEVTGFSRPALAGHVGTIRSVRTPDGKNVLVIGARTHYYENHGVRRVVHSVRTAAATGAKIMVLTNGAGGIKETWSPGQPVLISDHLNLTADSPLEGATFIDLTDLYSKRLRDIAHTIDPTLDEGVYTQFRGPHYETPAEVQMAKAIGGHIVGMSTALEAIAARQAGMEILGLSLITNLAAGIQQTPLSHEEVIEAGKTAEPIISALLAKIIEAL, encoded by the coding sequence ATGTCTGATTCGTGGGATAACCCTCTTGAGAACCCGGCCGCTGATCCTTTTGCGATCGCCGCACAGGCCGCAGCTGACATCGCCCGCCTCACCGGCGTCGAGCAGCACGACATCGCACTGACGCTCGGAAGCGGTTGGGGTAAGGCCGCCGAGCTCATCGGTGAGACCGTCGCCACCATTCCAGCGACGGAGGTCACCGGATTCTCGCGCCCCGCGCTGGCGGGTCACGTCGGAACCATTCGTAGCGTCCGTACGCCTGATGGCAAGAACGTCCTCGTGATCGGTGCACGCACGCACTACTACGAGAACCACGGCGTTCGCCGCGTTGTGCACTCGGTGCGGACCGCCGCAGCAACCGGCGCGAAGATCATGGTGCTCACCAATGGTGCCGGCGGCATCAAGGAGACCTGGAGCCCCGGTCAGCCCGTGCTCATTAGCGATCACCTCAACCTGACGGCAGACTCGCCGCTTGAGGGCGCCACCTTCATCGACCTCACCGACCTGTACTCGAAGCGGTTGCGCGACATTGCGCACACGATCGATCCGACGCTCGATGAGGGTGTCTACACGCAGTTCCGTGGTCCGCACTATGAGACCCCGGCAGAAGTGCAGATGGCAAAGGCCATCGGCGGTCACATTGTCGGCATGTCGACGGCGCTCGAAGCGATTGCCGCTCGCCAGGCTGGCATGGAGATCCTCGGCCTCAGCCTCATCACGAACCTCGCCGCTGGCATTCAGCAAACACCGCTGAGCCACGAAGAGGTCATCGAGGCAGGAAAGACCGCAGAGCCGATCATTTCGGCCCTGCTCGCAAAGATTATCGAGGCACTGTGA
- a CDS encoding phospho-sugar mutase, producing MTIDLTTALRRAVAWLAQDPDDVTHHELDELINHAMDGNPAAQADIIDRFDTRLAFGTAGLRGELGAGSARMNRVLVAQAAAGFAAYLAEKNPGRTPTVVIGYDGRRNSDVFAKDSAEIFAGAGLHAVLLPRLLPTPVLAFAVRHLNADAGVMVTASHNPPNDNGYKVYLGGADQGAQIVAPADAEIAAHIQRVADTLSVADLERSDAYEIGAESIVEAYVAATAAVAPAPAAAADMRWVYTAMHGVGWETMQRVLEAAGYPLPETVPAQLQPDGAFPTVAFPNPEEPGAMDLSYETAAATNADFIIANDPDADRLAVAIPVDGGWRRLTGNEVGLLLGWRAARAAQATAGASLACSLVSSPGLGAIAAHFGLDFHETLTGFKWISRAPGMVFGFEEALGYLVNPETVRDKDGISAAVALLGLAAEARENGTTLAGLLEESAETFGHFASGQVSIRVDDVSIISRIMAALRATPPTHIGDDAVVTAEDLLDVPAGVPSGDVLRYRLASGSRVIVRPSGTEPKLKAYLDAKDDSAQASATRIAAMDAAMRTLLAELS from the coding sequence GTGACGATCGATCTCACCACGGCACTGCGCCGCGCCGTCGCCTGGCTGGCGCAAGACCCCGACGATGTGACGCATCACGAGCTTGATGAACTCATCAACCACGCGATGGATGGCAACCCGGCCGCGCAAGCCGACATCATCGACCGCTTCGACACACGCTTGGCCTTCGGAACCGCAGGCTTGCGTGGCGAGCTGGGCGCTGGTTCCGCGCGCATGAACCGGGTGCTCGTCGCCCAGGCCGCCGCCGGCTTCGCGGCGTACCTCGCAGAAAAGAACCCGGGCCGCACCCCCACCGTGGTGATCGGCTACGACGGTCGCCGCAATTCCGATGTTTTCGCGAAGGACTCGGCGGAAATCTTTGCGGGCGCTGGCCTGCATGCGGTGCTGTTGCCGCGTCTGCTGCCGACGCCTGTTCTTGCGTTCGCTGTCCGTCATCTGAACGCCGATGCCGGCGTGATGGTGACGGCGAGCCACAACCCGCCGAACGACAACGGCTACAAGGTGTACCTCGGCGGCGCCGATCAGGGCGCGCAAATCGTGGCACCCGCAGACGCCGAAATCGCGGCACACATTCAACGCGTTGCTGACACGCTCTCGGTCGCCGACCTCGAGCGCTCTGACGCATACGAAATCGGCGCCGAGTCAATTGTTGAGGCCTACGTCGCAGCCACCGCTGCCGTTGCTCCCGCCCCCGCAGCGGCAGCCGACATGCGCTGGGTGTACACGGCGATGCATGGTGTCGGATGGGAGACCATGCAGCGCGTTCTGGAGGCGGCAGGTTACCCGCTCCCAGAGACCGTGCCCGCCCAACTGCAGCCGGACGGCGCGTTTCCGACGGTCGCTTTCCCTAACCCGGAAGAGCCGGGCGCCATGGATCTGTCTTACGAGACGGCCGCCGCGACAAACGCCGACTTCATCATCGCGAACGACCCCGATGCCGATCGTCTTGCGGTAGCAATCCCGGTTGACGGCGGATGGCGTCGACTCACAGGCAATGAGGTCGGACTGCTGCTGGGTTGGCGCGCCGCCCGCGCCGCGCAGGCCACCGCTGGCGCTTCGCTCGCCTGTTCGCTCGTCTCCTCCCCCGGCCTCGGTGCGATTGCCGCACACTTCGGCCTGGACTTTCACGAGACCCTCACCGGGTTCAAGTGGATCTCCCGCGCCCCCGGCATGGTGTTCGGCTTCGAAGAGGCCCTCGGATACCTGGTGAACCCGGAGACCGTGCGCGACAAGGATGGCATCTCCGCTGCGGTCGCTTTGCTCGGTCTTGCCGCAGAAGCTCGTGAAAATGGAACCACACTGGCGGGTCTGCTGGAGGAGTCTGCCGAGACGTTTGGTCACTTCGCAAGCGGCCAGGTCTCCATTCGCGTCGATGATGTGAGCATTATTTCCCGCATCATGGCTGCGTTGCGTGCCACGCCTCCCACGCACATCGGCGACGACGCGGTCGTGACCGCAGAAGACTTGCTCGACGTGCCCGCCGGGGTGCCCTCCGGCGACGTGCTTCGATACCGGTTGGCATCGGGCTCACGTGTCATCGTGCGCCCGAGCGGCACGGAGCCGAAACTCAAGGCATACCTCGACGCGAAGGACGATTCCGCGCAAGCGTCGGCAACACGCATTGCCGCGATGGATGCCGCGATGCGGACG
- a CDS encoding NAD(P)H-quinone dehydrogenase yields the protein MSSLSFERTQSVAILGGGPGGYEAALAAAQLGADVTLIERAGVGGSAVITDVVPSKSLIATADAAVAISEASDLGVQFFAKDATGKPLKPEVAINLAAVNKRLLALARQQSEDMRAALVEAGVRIISGYGRLEDAHTVVVSTGPEGTDFDRVEADTLVVSVGASPRQLASAMPDGERILTWTQLYDMKALPEHLIVVGSGVTGAEFASAYMNLGAKVTLVSSRDQILPSEDQDAAAVLAKVFTRGGMTVLNKSRADKVERTDNGVRVTLADGRTVEGSHCLMAVGSIPNTAGIGLEEAGIQLTDSGHLRVNRVGRTSVPNIYAAGDCTTLMPLASVASMQGRTAVFHALGDIVIPMEPRRITANIFTGPEIATVGWSQADVEAGLINGVVHKLPLSANPRAKMMGIKDGFVKVIAREGSGTVIGGVIVAPKASELIYPIAVAVERRLTVDQLSRVFAVYPSLTGSITDAVRAMHIVERDNSGE from the coding sequence ATGTCTTCTCTCTCGTTTGAGCGCACTCAGTCCGTGGCTATTCTGGGTGGCGGCCCCGGCGGGTACGAAGCGGCGCTCGCGGCCGCGCAGCTCGGTGCTGATGTGACCCTGATCGAGCGTGCCGGAGTTGGTGGTTCCGCCGTCATCACCGACGTGGTTCCATCCAAGTCGCTGATTGCAACGGCCGACGCTGCCGTCGCCATTTCAGAGGCCTCCGACCTTGGCGTGCAGTTCTTCGCGAAGGATGCCACAGGCAAGCCGCTGAAGCCTGAAGTGGCGATCAACCTGGCGGCCGTGAACAAGCGCCTGCTGGCGCTGGCTCGGCAACAGTCTGAAGACATGCGTGCCGCCCTTGTCGAGGCCGGTGTGCGCATTATTAGCGGTTACGGTCGCCTCGAAGACGCCCACACTGTCGTCGTATCGACGGGACCGGAAGGCACCGACTTTGATCGGGTTGAGGCCGACACGCTGGTCGTTTCGGTTGGTGCTTCGCCGCGGCAGCTGGCCTCCGCGATGCCCGACGGCGAGCGCATTCTGACGTGGACGCAGCTGTACGACATGAAGGCTTTGCCTGAACACCTCATCGTGGTGGGTTCGGGCGTCACCGGTGCCGAGTTCGCTTCGGCCTACATGAACCTGGGAGCCAAGGTCACGCTGGTGTCATCGCGCGACCAGATTCTGCCATCGGAAGACCAAGACGCCGCCGCAGTGTTGGCCAAGGTGTTTACCCGGGGCGGTATGACGGTGTTGAACAAGTCTCGTGCAGACAAGGTCGAGCGCACTGACAATGGCGTGCGCGTCACGCTTGCCGATGGCCGCACGGTTGAAGGTTCGCACTGTCTGATGGCCGTTGGTTCCATCCCCAACACGGCAGGCATCGGTCTTGAAGAAGCGGGAATCCAGCTCACCGACTCCGGTCACTTGCGTGTGAACCGTGTCGGCCGTACGTCGGTTCCCAACATCTATGCGGCCGGCGACTGCACGACGCTGATGCCGCTCGCATCGGTCGCCAGCATGCAGGGCCGTACGGCGGTGTTCCACGCTCTTGGCGACATCGTCATTCCGATGGAACCACGCCGCATCACCGCCAATATCTTCACCGGCCCCGAAATTGCGACCGTCGGCTGGTCACAGGCTGATGTCGAAGCGGGCTTGATCAACGGTGTCGTGCACAAGCTGCCGCTGTCGGCAAACCCGCGCGCCAAGATGATGGGTATCAAGGATGGTTTCGTGAAGGTCATTGCGCGCGAGGGCTCGGGCACCGTGATTGGTGGCGTCATTGTGGCGCCGAAGGCGTCCGAACTGATTTACCCGATCGCCGTTGCCGTTGAACGCCGCCTCACCGTCGACCAGCTCTCCCGCGTTTTCGCGGTGTACCCGTCGCTGACCGGCTCCATCACCGACGCCGTCCGAGCGATGCACATCGTCGAACGCGACAACAGCGGCGAGTAA